In Topomyia yanbarensis strain Yona2022 chromosome 2, ASM3024719v1, whole genome shotgun sequence, one DNA window encodes the following:
- the LOC131684644 gene encoding proteasome assembly chaperone 2: protein MMFKISKDIPLTGYTLVIPTVSVGNVAQLAVDLLIETLKLNKIGLLWHPALIPVVGPPAFDHDVDKITTTAELFASEHRKLLVLQIRAPLVGALQSDFLDELTVFVQDRQLAEIIVLSSSFAHENHQIGARPYKYLANEPFLSGNAETLQALQWAVLEGNVIHGGGYATKLLDACSEKQLACFILFNYVSEGDNRADAVQLVSLLDKLKTPLFPRESDGVQIKLAIPSSWKHLFGNSAPVNVY, encoded by the coding sequence ATGATGTTTAAAATCTCAAAGGATATACCACTAACCGGCTACACACTTGTCATACCGACTGTGAGTGTTGGAAATGTGGCCCAGTTGGCCGTAGATCTGCTGATTGAAACACTCAAATTGAACAAAATTGGTCTGCTTTGGCATCCGGCTCTGATTCCTGTGGTTGGTCCTCCAGCGTTCGATCATGATGTGGATAAGATTACCACAACAGCAGAGTTATTCGCATCTGAACACCGTAAACTTCTAGTACTCCAGATTCGTGCACCGCTTGTCGGAGCGTTACAATCGGATTTTCTCGACGAACTGACCGTTTTTGTACAAGATCGGCAACTAGCAGAGATCATCGTTCTAAGCAGTAGTTTCGCCCATGAGAATCATCAGATTGGTGCCCGCCCGTACAAATATCTAGCAAATGAACCATTCCTTTCCGGTAATGCAGAAACTTTGCAGGCCCTGCAATGGGCCGTGCTGGAAGGAAACGTAATTCACGGAGGCGGATATGCTACAAAATTGCTGGACGCTTGCAGCGAAAAACAGTTGGCTTGTTTTATACTGTTCAATTACGTGTCCGAGGGAGACAATAGAGCGGATGCTGTTCAGCTGGTATCACTGTTGGATAAACTGAAGACACCGTTGTTCCCGAGAGAATCCGATGGAGTACAAATCAAGTTGGCGATACCCAGTTCTTGGAAGCATCTGTTTGGCAATTCCGCTCCCGTGAATGTGTACTGA
- the LOC131680782 gene encoding uncharacterized protein LOC131680782, translated as MALPSRIKPFEVTIENSRLPSEWESWKLDLESFFLAQGVEKQSEKRAQLAYLGGPGLQALLRYLPGIDQVPHVTIDPPYYDVAIRCLDQYFEPFRRKTYERHLFHQIVQQPGERFTDFVMRMRKQIARCNYESSVVDELIADRIAQGCISDELRTKLLQKDRSLEEMITLGTSMAESQQQSKKLGRPVVHQEQEIHAVSKRPFRNGQQITDRQSIYQPRNQQNNRFTCYGCGRRGHTHGSMECPAKHTKCAACGKIGHWAKRCYSSGGQKRRFDNPASYPKAKRIRAVSDEFEKGQSKDYVFYAMGGNVFTFKVGGIQVPMTIDSGSDANIITKEIWEQLKEAKVNIMKATTKVDRSLIGYASKLPMKICGTFSAEIEAGENKTVAKFYVVENGQRCLLGDHTAKNLKVLKVGFDVDAVEVKPKKPFPKIRGVVIEIPIDHDVQPVQQSYRRPPIAWESKIEEKLKSLMEMDIIEPVPGPSPWVSPVVPVMKDSGEIRLCIDMRRANQAVLRESHPLPLVDELLGSVCGAVRFSKIDIKDAYHQVEISERSRPITTFITKQGLYR; from the coding sequence ATGGCGTTGCCAAGCAGAATCAAACCCTTCGAGGTGACCATTGAAAACAGCCGGTTGCCAAGTGAGTGGGAAAGCTGGAAACTAGACTTGGAGTCATTCTTTTTAGCACAAGGTGTAGAGAAGCAATCCGAAAAACGAGCACAGTTAGCCTATCTTGGTGGACCAGGCCTACAAGCGTTACTACGTTACCTCCCGGGAATCGATCAGGTGCCCCACGTAACAATAGATCCGCCATATTATGACGTGGCAATCAGGTGTCTAGATCAATATTTTGAACCTTTTCGTCGGAAGACTTACGAACGTCATCTGTTTCACCAGATTGTGCAACAACCAGGAGAGAGATTCACTGACTTTGTCATGCGAATGCGGAAACAGATCGCAAGGTGCAACTATGAGTCTAGTGTGGTAGATGAACTCATTGCCGATCGAATTGCCCAAGGATGTATTTCAGATGAGTTACGGACAAAATTGCTACAGAAGGACCGCTCTCTGGAAGAAATGATAACGTTGGGTACAAGCATGGCAGAGTCACAGCAACAATCTAAAAAGCTTGGCCGGCCTGTGGTGCACCAAGAGCAGGAAATACATGCCGTATCAAAACGCCCGTTCAGGAATGGTCAACAAATAACAGATCGTCAATCTATTTATCAACCCAGAAACCAACAAAACAATCGGTTCACCTGTTATGGATGCGGTCGTCGAGGCCATACGCATGGAAGCATGGAGTGTCCAGCCAAGCATACTAAATGTGCCGCTTGCGGAAAGATTGGACACTGGGCAAAGCGTTGTTACAGTAGCGGTGGACAGAAGCGTCGATTCGACAACCCAGCGTCATATCCTAAGGCTAAACGAATCCGTGCGGTATCAGACGAATTCGAAAAAGGACAGTCGAAAGACTATGTATTTTATGCGATGGGGGGCAATGTTTTTACGTTCAAAGTGGGAGGAATTCAGGTACCTATGACCATTGACTCCGGATCAGACGCAAACATCATTACTAAGGAAATATGGGAACAATTAAAAGAGGCTAAAGTGAACATAATGAAGGCAACTACAAAGGTGGACAGGTCACTTATTGGCTATGCCAGCAAACTACCGATGAAAATTTGCGGAACCTTCAGTGCAGAGATAGAGGCAGGAGAAAATAAAACGGTTGCAAAATTCTATGTAGTCGAAAATGGACAACGTTGTTTACTCGGCGATCATACAGCGAAAAATCTCAAGGTACTAAAAGTTGGGTTTGATGTGGATGCAGTTGAAGTAAAACCAAAGAAACCATTTCCAAAAATTCGAGGCGTGGTGATCGAGATACCAATCGACCACGACGTTCAGCCGGTGCAACAGTCTTACAGAAGGCCTCCGATTGCTTGGGAAtccaaaatagaagaaaaattgAAATCTTTAATGGAAATGGACATCATTGAACCGGTCCCAGGTCCCTCCCCATGGGTATCACCAGTCGTTCCAGTGATGAAAGACTCAGGAGAGATTCGTTTATGCATAGACATGCGTAGGGCCAATCAAGCGGTGCTGCGCGAATCACATCCATTGCCTCTAGTAGACGAGCTGCTTGGATCTGTCTGCGGGGCCGTGAGATTCTCTAAAATCGACATCAAAGACGCGTACCATCAGGTTGAGATATCGGAACGATCGAGACCAATAACCACTTTCATAACCAAACAGGGTCTTTACAGGTAG